The Treponema vincentii F0403 genome includes the window GGCGGAGCGTTCGCCGAAGCCTTAAAATCGGCCGGGTATAATACCAGTTCGCAAGCGACCGGTGCATCAGCCGAAAATATTTCGATGATCTCTAAAGGAGAGGCTGAACTCGCAATTGCAATGCAGGATTCCGTTATGCAGGCATATCAAGGCTTCGGTGCTTATGAAGGTAAGCCGAATCCTAAGCTGACGGCTGCTATGCGTTTGTGGCCGAACTACGTACAGCTGGTAACGCTGCGCAAGTCCGGTATTAAAACCGTTACCGATCTCAAAGGAAAGCGGGTCGGTGTCGGAGCTGCGAACTCAGGCGTTGAATTAAACGCCCGTATGATTTATGAAGCCTACGGTATGACGTATGCAGACAGCAAGGTTGACTATCTTTCCTACGGTGAAGCGATCGATCAAATGAAAAACGGTCAGTGCGACGCGGCTTTTGTTACGTCCGGTCTTCCCAACGGAACGATTATGGAACTTGCTACCAGCTATGATATGGCAATTGTCCCCATCGACGGCGCAGGTCGGGATGCTTTGATTCAAAAGTATCCGTTCTTCTCTCAGACTATTATTCCGGCAAATACCTATAACAATACCGCGGATGTCGATACTGTTTTTGTGTATAACATCATGCTGGTAAACAGCGACCTTTCCGCCGATGTCGTATATGATATGCTGACGGTTATCTTTGATAATATTTCGACAATTAAAGCATCGCACAATGCAGCAAATAAACACATCGATTTGTCCTTCGGTGTAGAAGATGTAAAAATTCCGCTGCATCCGGGTGCCGCTAAGTTCTGGCAGGAAAAAGGTTTCAAGACCCCGCTGAATTAAAAGGCTCTTGGGGATGTCTTAAAAGTCGTTGCTTTTTCGCCATCCACGAAGATTACCGGTTGGCGTGCGGTGTGCGCAGCTAACCGGCTTTAAGTTTGAGGACGAAGTAGGATGGAACGGCTTTTTATCGAAGTGCGGCGGATGCGTGCGGTTTTATGTCGGTATATGATGTATATGCTTATTGCCGCTTCGCTGCTGCACACAAGCTGTTCCTCCGCTGAGACAATTGAAATTTCCAATCAGATAACGAAGGAAGCTTACCTGAGTCACATAGTGAAGGCGGGTGATATTCTTTCATTTGAATGGGAACATTCATTTGAACATGTCTTGTGGAAAGAATTTTATCGGGTAACCGATGAACATACTTTTAAACTCTTTACCATTGCCGTTCAAGGTTTCGGCGCCGGCATTCCGGCCGAAATGGATTGTACCTATCGATATGAGGATGGGTTCATCTATATGGAAAATATAGAAGGAAGCGTGTTTAAAGAGTTTAATTGGATTCATTCGCAAACGCAACTCAAACAAATAACCCTCAACGATACCGTGCTTATATGGGGTACAGAACTTCCCCAAAGAGCAAAAATACGGCTTGCCTTACAAAGGAGTACATCTTGGCTACAGAAAATACCGTAGATCAGCAGGCTCTATTGGAAGAATTTGAACGGGAAAGCAGAACCAGAAACTTTGTTAACCCGATCTTTGCAAAGCTTCTCAAATGGACTGCACTGTTGGTTACCTTTTACCATTTGGCTTATGCTTCCGGTTATATCCGGCCGGAGACATTGCGCCATCGTTCCATCCACGTCGGTATGATTTTATTTATGACCTTTGCAATTTACCCTGCCTTTAAAAGATCGAGCAGAAAGGTTATCGCATGGTACGATTACATACTGATGATATTATCCGTTGTCATTCCTGTTTATATGTGGGTAAATTATCAGGCTATCATCGATAGAGTAGGGGATGCAAACCTGACCGATGTCATCATGGGTACGATATTGGTTGCGTTGGTGATAGAGGCCGCGCGGCGGATTACCGGTTGGGCGTTACCGATTATCGGGATTATCTTTATGATCTATGCGCTGATGGGCGCACGGCAGGGGCTTATTCCGATAAACGTACCGGGGCTGTTCCTGCATAGAGGTTTTAAATGGCCTAAACTGATCGGACACCTCTTTTCAAACACCGAAGGTATTTACGGAACATCGGTCAACGTTTCTTCAACGTATATTTTCTTATTCATCGTATTCGGCGAGATTATGAATAAGTGCGGAATGGGGAAATTCTTTAACGATATCGCTATCGGTTTGGCCGGCCATACTAAAGGCGGCCCTGCAAAGGTAGCCGTTATTGCGGCAGGGTTACTGGGAAGTATCAACGGGTCGGCAATTGCGAACGTCGTTACGACCGGTTCGTTTACCATTCCTTTGATGAAGAAAATCGGATACAGCAAAGAGTTTGCCGGTGCGGTTTCGTCGACCGCATCAGTAGGAGGGCAGCTGTTGCCGCCGATTATGGGCGCGGCTGCCTTTATCATGGCGGAAACGCTCGGCATTAAATACAAAGAGATTGTCGTTGCGGCGGCCATTCCTGCGCTCATTTACTATTTGGGTATTATCTTTCAGATCCAGCTGCGGGCGTCGAAAGATAAACTGGACGGTATGCCGAAAGACCAACTACCTAAGGTAAAAGAAACGCTGAAGATGTACTGGCATCTGACCATTCCGATTTTATTCTTGGTTTATATGCTGTTCTTCAGCGGTTATACCGTTATTAAAGGCGCTTTTTTAACGATCCTTTTAACCATTGTTATTGCGCAGCTTAAAAAAGAAACGCGCATGAGCTTGAAGGACATAGAGGATGCGTTTGTCGCTTCCGCAAAGTCGACGGTATCGGTGGCGATTGCCTGTGCCTGTGTCGGTATCGTTATCGGAGTGTCGAGCTTAACCGGTTTTACCATCAATATGGCAAGCGCGATTATCTCGCTCGGCGGAAAGAGCTTGCTTTTGACGCTGGTCTTTACGATGGTAACCTGTATGCTGCTTGGCATGGGGTTGCCGAGTATTCCCGCGTATATCATTACGGTAACGATTGCAGCGCCTGCGCTCATCGAGCTGGGGATTGTGCCTTTGGCGGCTCATCTGTTCTGCTTCTACTTTGCAATGTTCGCCAATATTACGCCGCCGGTTGCGCTTGCCTCGTTTGCGGCCGCAGGTATATCGGGCGGTAATCCGATGAAGACGGGCATCGTATCCATTAAGCTGGCGCTTGCCGGTTTTATTATCCCGTATATGTTCGTCTACAATAATCAGCTGTTATTAATGGATACGAATATTTTGCAGGGTATCCAAGTTACGATTACCGCATGCGTCGGTGTCTTTTTAATCAGCGCCGCTGTAGAAGGGTATTTCCATACAAAGGCAAATATTCTTATGCGGCTGCTTATGCTGGCAGGAGCATTCCTGCTTATCGACAGCGCCTTATTAACCGACCTTGCCGGTGTCGGCATCTTTGTCGCTTCCATCTTTATTCAGCGCATACTCGCGCGGAGAGAGGCACGGCGCGCTGCTGCATAGCGGTAAGTATATGGGGCATCTTTAAAAAACCGAGTTTTTAGAGATGCCCCATCAGCAAAACTGAAACATCGCAGCTTATCTATGTTTTTGCTGCCGGCTAGTTCAGCCGGCCTGTTTTCCAATGCCAGAGCGGTTTTGAAAGCGTGGATGAAAAGGTTTGCACGCGGTTAAAATCGGGAAGCCAGTCCAAATCGCTCACCAATTCCTGATAAAACCCGTCGTCGATGTTTAAATCTTCAAGAAAGGTACGCAGTGTGAGGTCTTCCGATTCGTTGAGCAGGCGGTTTGAAAAAACGTCGATGTGCCGTGCCTTAGGATTCGCCGTGATGGGTGTATACTGTGTCATCAGCGAAAGCAATGCCTTGCCTTTGAGTTTTTGTGCAAACCACCGAAGAACCGCCTGCGAATCCTCCAATTTTCCCGGAAGTGCGAGGTGCCGTACGATAACGCCCGACAGCATTTTTCCGAACGGATAGCGCTCATCGGGAGGTGTAATGATGAGGGGAGAAAGTCGTGCCATTGTCTCGATTGCGGTGCACGCTTGTTCGGGATAATCGGGTGCGGCAAAAACACGGCGGGAGGTTTCGGTGTTAAGCGTTTTCAGGTCGGGCAGCCAGCCGTCGACCGCATCCGCAATCGATTTGAGCGCTTCCGCCGTTTCGTACGCGGAGGAATTCCATACGACGGGAATGGTTAAGCCGTGCTGTTTTGCTGCACGGAGCCCCGCCCCCAAAGCAGGTACCGCATGGCTGCCCGTAACGATGTTGATGTTTTCCGCTCCCGCTTCCTGCAGCATCAGGCATATTTCAATAAATTCCTGCTCGGTTACCGCGCGCCCCATTCCGTCTTGTGAAATTTGAAAGTTCTGGCAAAAAACGCAACGGAGATTACAGCCTGTAAGGAATATCGTTCCCGAACCGCCCGCGCCGCTGACAGGAGGCTCTTCACCGAAGTGCAAGCCGGCCCACGCAATGCGCAGCTCTGCCGTTTCTCCGCAAAGGCCCCGCTCTCCGGCGTTTCTATTTACTCCGCAGCGCTTGGGGCATGCAGTGCAATTCTCGTATTCTGCGCAGCAAAAATCCCGTATCACAGTATTGTTCCTATTCGAGCTTATGCCGTTCAACCATAACGCTCATAATAGTGCTTACGGTGTGCATGTCGAGCGATTCTGCCGCAGCCGAAATAATCGCGTGTAATTCTTCCCAGTCCTCATCGGAAAAATCCATATCGCTGCCGAAGCTGCCGTCAAAGAGCGAAAAGACGGTATAGAACCAATCGGCTGCTTTCTCCTTTGTATCGTGGATATGTGCTTGCAGCCAATACGCTGCCGCATCTTCCGCTAACGGCAGCAAACTTTTATCGTAATTGCGAATGGTCTGAACAAAAAACGAACTCAGTTCTTGCCGGAATGCCGAATCGGATAACTTTTCGATTCTCCGCCGTGCATCGGCATAAAATTTTTCAAGGATATTCATAGAACCGTTACTATAAGAAAAAGCCCTATAAATGACAAGAAGCGTGTCGTATTGTTGTAAAAAATTGTATGGAAACACTTATATCAAATTATGTTAAATTGTAGTATTCCATTAGGTATTATAATAGTATAATATAAGGACGCTCTAAAAATTTAACCGAATTTTTAGAGGCTTTCTATAGCTGAATATTGCGGGTTAGCTCTCTCAAATTATTAAGATTATTAAGAAGCGGGAACTTTTCTATGCGTAAAGCTTTTATCATTGTAACGGGAATACTCTTTACTCTTTTATCGGCAGCGTGCCGTCCGTTTACGGCGGATATTGGCAGTTATCTCGGTTATTGGTCAAGCGAGGCGTTTGTCGTAAGCGCAGATATAAACACTGAAACACAAAATGATGCAAGCGGGATGGTAAGCGTTGCTTCGGCGAAAGACGTTATCATTACGCTGAAAGTTCAAAATCCCAAGTCGTTTAAACTGGTTATGCCGTCGGCTTCCGAAACAAGAAATATCGTTGACTTTGCTCAGCTTACGGGAACAAAACCTGTAGTCGATAGCGATTACACGTTAGAGCAGCCTGATGATGACCGCAAAGTGTTAACGCTCACGTATAAGGCCGGTTTTCTGCAAAACTCCGAATGGGGCGAA containing:
- a CDS encoding DUF1850 domain-containing protein, with amino-acid sequence MERLFIEVRRMRAVLCRYMMYMLIAASLLHTSCSSAETIEISNQITKEAYLSHIVKAGDILSFEWEHSFEHVLWKEFYRVTDEHTFKLFTIAVQGFGAGIPAEMDCTYRYEDGFIYMENIEGSVFKEFNWIHSQTQLKQITLNDTVLIWGTELPQRAKIRLALQRSTSWLQKIP
- a CDS encoding TAXI family TRAP transporter solute-binding subunit; its protein translation is MKTVKATFGLLCALTLIAMTTIGCEKKDSGEASAHQLDRTKEFITVATGPTSGIYFPIGGAFAEALKSAGYNTSSQATGASAENISMISKGEAELAIAMQDSVMQAYQGFGAYEGKPNPKLTAAMRLWPNYVQLVTLRKSGIKTVTDLKGKRVGVGAANSGVELNARMIYEAYGMTYADSKVDYLSYGEAIDQMKNGQCDAAFVTSGLPNGTIMELATSYDMAIVPIDGAGRDALIQKYPFFSQTIIPANTYNNTADVDTVFVYNIMLVNSDLSADVVYDMLTVIFDNISTIKASHNAANKHIDLSFGVEDVKIPLHPGAAKFWQEKGFKTPLN
- a CDS encoding radical SAM protein; the protein is MIRDFCCAEYENCTACPKRCGVNRNAGERGLCGETAELRIAWAGLHFGEEPPVSGAGGSGTIFLTGCNLRCVFCQNFQISQDGMGRAVTEQEFIEICLMLQEAGAENINIVTGSHAVPALGAGLRAAKQHGLTIPVVWNSSAYETAEALKSIADAVDGWLPDLKTLNTETSRRVFAAPDYPEQACTAIETMARLSPLIITPPDERYPFGKMLSGVIVRHLALPGKLEDSQAVLRWFAQKLKGKALLSLMTQYTPITANPKARHIDVFSNRLLNESEDLTLRTFLEDLNIDDGFYQELVSDLDWLPDFNRVQTFSSTLSKPLWHWKTGRLN
- a CDS encoding TRAP transporter permease, with amino-acid sequence MATENTVDQQALLEEFERESRTRNFVNPIFAKLLKWTALLVTFYHLAYASGYIRPETLRHRSIHVGMILFMTFAIYPAFKRSSRKVIAWYDYILMILSVVIPVYMWVNYQAIIDRVGDANLTDVIMGTILVALVIEAARRITGWALPIIGIIFMIYALMGARQGLIPINVPGLFLHRGFKWPKLIGHLFSNTEGIYGTSVNVSSTYIFLFIVFGEIMNKCGMGKFFNDIAIGLAGHTKGGPAKVAVIAAGLLGSINGSAIANVVTTGSFTIPLMKKIGYSKEFAGAVSSTASVGGQLLPPIMGAAAFIMAETLGIKYKEIVVAAAIPALIYYLGIIFQIQLRASKDKLDGMPKDQLPKVKETLKMYWHLTIPILFLVYMLFFSGYTVIKGAFLTILLTIVIAQLKKETRMSLKDIEDAFVASAKSTVSVAIACACVGIVIGVSSLTGFTINMASAIISLGGKSLLLTLVFTMVTCMLLGMGLPSIPAYIITVTIAAPALIELGIVPLAAHLFCFYFAMFANITPPVALASFAAAGISGGNPMKTGIVSIKLALAGFIIPYMFVYNNQLLLMDTNILQGIQVTITACVGVFLISAAVEGYFHTKANILMRLLMLAGAFLLIDSALLTDLAGVGIFVASIFIQRILARREARRAAA